One Cervus canadensis isolate Bull #8, Minnesota chromosome 1, ASM1932006v1, whole genome shotgun sequence genomic window carries:
- the COPZ2 gene encoding coatomer subunit zeta-2 isoform X1, with amino-acid sequence MQRPEAWPRPHPGEGAAAAPTGGPAPPARAGEPAGLRLQEPSLYTIKAVFILDNDGHRLLAKYYDDTFPSMKEQMAFEKNVFNKTSRTDSEIAFFGGMTIVYKSSIDLFLYVVGSSYENELMLMSVLTCLFESLNHVLRKNVEKRWLLENMDGAFLVVDEIVDGGVILESDPQQVIQKVNFRADDSGLTEHSVAQRQGVALATSELDPPCELRCKHSSRISACRC; translated from the exons ATGCAGCGGCCGGAGGCCTGGCCACGTCCGCACCCGGGGGAGGGGGCCGCGGCCGCCCCGACTGGGGGCCCGGCGCCGCCCGCCCGAGCTGGGGAGCCCGCGGGGCTGCGG TTGCAGGAACCTTCCCTCTACACCATCAAGGCCGTTTTCATCCTAGATAATGACGGACACCGCCTGCTGGCCAAG TATTATGATGACACATTCCCCTCCATGAAAGAGCAGATGGCCTTCGAGAAAAACGTCTTCAATAAGACCAGCCGAACTGACA GTGAGATTGCATTTTTCGGGGGCATGACCATCGTCTACAAGAGCAGCATTGACCTCTTCCTGTATGTGGTGGGCTCATCCTACGAGAATGAG CTGATGCTCATGTCTGTTCTCACATGCCTGTTTGAGTCCCTGAACCACGTGCTAAG GAAGAACGTGGAGAAGCGCTGGTTGCTGGAGAACATGGACGGAGCCTTCCTGGTGGTGGATGAGATTGTGGATGGCGG CGTGATTCTGGAGAGTGACCCCCAGCAAGTGATCCAGAAAGTGAATTTTAGG GCGGATGACAGCGGCTTGACTGAACACAGTGTGGCCCAG CGGCAGGGCGTTGCCCTAGCAACCAGCGAGCTGGACCCGCCCTGCGAGCTCCGCTGCAAGCACAGCTCACGAATTTCCGCCTGCCGCTGCTGA
- the COPZ2 gene encoding coatomer subunit zeta-2 isoform X2, translated as MQRPEAWPRPHPGEGAAAAPTGGPAPPARAGEPAGLRLQEPSLYTIKAVFILDNDGHRLLAKYYDDTFPSMKEQMAFEKNVFNKTSRTDSEIAFFGGMTIVYKSSIDLFLYVVGSSYENELMLMSVLTCLFESLNHVLRKNVEKRWLLENMDGAFLVVDEIVDGGVILESDPQQVIQKVNFRADDSGLTEHSVAQVSLPRLILLLWSFLPWH; from the exons ATGCAGCGGCCGGAGGCCTGGCCACGTCCGCACCCGGGGGAGGGGGCCGCGGCCGCCCCGACTGGGGGCCCGGCGCCGCCCGCCCGAGCTGGGGAGCCCGCGGGGCTGCGG TTGCAGGAACCTTCCCTCTACACCATCAAGGCCGTTTTCATCCTAGATAATGACGGACACCGCCTGCTGGCCAAG TATTATGATGACACATTCCCCTCCATGAAAGAGCAGATGGCCTTCGAGAAAAACGTCTTCAATAAGACCAGCCGAACTGACA GTGAGATTGCATTTTTCGGGGGCATGACCATCGTCTACAAGAGCAGCATTGACCTCTTCCTGTATGTGGTGGGCTCATCCTACGAGAATGAG CTGATGCTCATGTCTGTTCTCACATGCCTGTTTGAGTCCCTGAACCACGTGCTAAG GAAGAACGTGGAGAAGCGCTGGTTGCTGGAGAACATGGACGGAGCCTTCCTGGTGGTGGATGAGATTGTGGATGGCGG CGTGATTCTGGAGAGTGACCCCCAGCAAGTGATCCAGAAAGTGAATTTTAGG GCGGATGACAGCGGCTTGACTGAACACAGTGTGGCCCAG GTCTCTCTGCCCAGACTAATCCTGCTTTTATGGAGCTTCCTGCCCTGGCACTAA
- the COPZ2 gene encoding coatomer subunit zeta-2 isoform X3, which yields MQRPEAWPRPHPGEGAAAAPTGGPAPPARAGEPAGLRLQEPSLYTIKAVFILDNDGHRLLAKYYDDTFPSMKEQMAFEKNVFNKTSRTDSEIAFFGGMTIVYKSSIDLFLYVVGSSYENELMLMSVLTCLFESLNHVLRKNVEKRWLLENMDGAFLVVDEIVDGGVILESDPQQVIQKVNFRADDSGLTEHSVAQVLQSAKEQIKWSLLK from the exons ATGCAGCGGCCGGAGGCCTGGCCACGTCCGCACCCGGGGGAGGGGGCCGCGGCCGCCCCGACTGGGGGCCCGGCGCCGCCCGCCCGAGCTGGGGAGCCCGCGGGGCTGCGG TTGCAGGAACCTTCCCTCTACACCATCAAGGCCGTTTTCATCCTAGATAATGACGGACACCGCCTGCTGGCCAAG TATTATGATGACACATTCCCCTCCATGAAAGAGCAGATGGCCTTCGAGAAAAACGTCTTCAATAAGACCAGCCGAACTGACA GTGAGATTGCATTTTTCGGGGGCATGACCATCGTCTACAAGAGCAGCATTGACCTCTTCCTGTATGTGGTGGGCTCATCCTACGAGAATGAG CTGATGCTCATGTCTGTTCTCACATGCCTGTTTGAGTCCCTGAACCACGTGCTAAG GAAGAACGTGGAGAAGCGCTGGTTGCTGGAGAACATGGACGGAGCCTTCCTGGTGGTGGATGAGATTGTGGATGGCGG CGTGATTCTGGAGAGTGACCCCCAGCAAGTGATCCAGAAAGTGAATTTTAGG GCGGATGACAGCGGCTTGACTGAACACAGTGTGGCCCAG GTTCTTCAGTCTGCCAAGGAACAAATTAAATGGTCGTTACTGAAATGA